A stretch of Oryza brachyantha chromosome 4, ObraRS2, whole genome shotgun sequence DNA encodes these proteins:
- the LOC102710693 gene encoding probable serine/threonine-protein kinase PIX13 — MGNCFGSEEAEAEAVRAPTPGHHGRPRPQEAATATARPIMAAPSALSSMGSAGHLTARSSSSMSSITTRSSSSSSSNQLLPLGPGGALSPEPEAGRILEVPNLRIFTFAELRAATRNFKPDTVLGEGGFGRVYKGWVDERTMSPARSGTGMVIAVKKLNPESVQGLQEWQSEVNFLGRLSHPNLVRLIGYCVEDRELLLVYEFMVKGSLENHLFRKGSAYQPISWNLRLRIAIGAARGLAFLHSSDLQIIYRDFKASNILLDTHYNAKLSDFGLAKNGPSAGESHVTTRVMGTYGYAAPEYVATGHLYVKSDVYGFGVVLLEMLTGMRALDTGRPAPQHSLVEWAKPCLVDRRKLARLVDPRLEGQYPSRAAQQAAHLTLRCLSGDPRSRPSMAEVVQSLEEIQRIRARPKCAATATRDDASPRIPPARSGGPHGHGHGHHHHSSRPRPASDGARSGHPSSARVR; from the exons ATGGGGAACTGCTTCGGCTCCGAGGAGGCCGAAGCAGAGGCCGTGAGGGCGCCAACACCAGGTCACCATGGTCGCCCACGCCCTCAAG AGGCAGCTACGGCAACGGCGAGGCCCATCATGGCAGCGCCCAGCGCGCTTTCTTCCATGGGCAGCGCCGGGCATCTTACGGCGAGGTCAAGCTCGTCCATGAGCAGCATCACCACccgaagcagcagcagtagcagcagcaaccagCTGCTGCCCCTGGGCCCCGGCGGGGCGCTCTCCCCGGAGCCGGAGGCGGGGAGGATCCTGGAGGTCCCCAACCTCCGCATCTTCACGTTCGCGGAGCTCAGGGCGGCGACCAGGAACTTCAAGCCGGACACCGTCCTCGGCGAGGGCGGGTTCGGGCGGGTGTACAAGGGGTGGGTCGACGAGAGGACGATGAGCCCCGCGCGCAGCGGCACCGGCATGGTCATCGCCGTCAAGAAGCTCAACCCCGAGAGCGTGCAGGGCCTGCAGGAATGGCAG TCTGAGGTGAACTTTCTCGGGAGGCTGTCGCATCCCAACCTGGTGAGGCTGATCGGGTACTGTGTGGAGGACAGGGAGCTGCTGCTCGTGTACGAGTTCATGGTGAAGGGCAGCTTGGAGAATCACCTCTTCAGAA AAGGCAGCGCCTACCAACCGATCTCGTGGAACCTCCGGCTTCGCATCGCCATCGGCGCCGCTCGCGGCCTCGCCTTCCTGCACTCGTCGGACCTGCAGATCATCTACCGCGACTTCAAGGCCTCCAACATCCTCCTCGACACG CACTACAACGCCAAGCTCTCGGACTTCGGCCTCGCGAAGAACGGCCCCAGCGCCGGCGAGAGCCACGTCACGACCCGCGTGATGGGCACCTACGGCTACGCCGCGCCGGAGTACGTCGCCACAG GGCACTTGTACGTGAAGAGCGACGTGTACGGGTTCGGCGTGGTGCTGCTGGAGATGCTGACGGGGATGCGGGCGCTGGACACGGGGAGGCCCGCGCCGCAGCACAGCCTGGTGGAGTGGGCCAAGCCGTGCCTGGTGGACCGGCGGAAGCTGGCGCGGCTGGTCGACCCGCGGCTGGAGGGGCAGTACCCGTCCAGGGCCGCGCAGCAGGCCGCCCACCTCACGCTGCGCTGCCTCTCCGGGGACCCCAGGAGCCGCCCCTCCATGGCCGAGGTCGTCCAGTCTCTCGAGGAGATCCAGCGGATCAGGGCGCGTCCCAagtgcgccgccaccgcgacgCGGGACGACGCGTCGCCGCGGATCCCCCCCGCGCGGAGTGGTGGGCCGCACGGGCACGGGCATGGCCATCACCACCACTCTTCGCGGCCGAGGCCTGCATCGGATGGCGCGCGGAGCGGACACCCATCTAGTGCTCGCGTGAGATAG
- the LOC102710976 gene encoding LOW QUALITY PROTEIN: protein RKD5 (The sequence of the model RefSeq protein was modified relative to this genomic sequence to represent the inferred CDS: inserted 1 base in 1 codon), producing MDAVAAAVSTLSALAVFASTVDHGAAVVRSVHGYKVYGRRGRWEKWVEREFVLSPESCREVPAPVAPPRILPAEWRGRPAFREGQVVVGAWRCILAFDSVAAVAPPPTPPPVLSPFLNPRLMCVPSLYNDLKKVFRFQNVENIPKLMQCDSEEKLNSWDAQDKISDEEVHASESDSDDDLQSGEELKPTVQKQRRAKKKHIASITLVDIAQYFHLPIIEASRTLKIGVSILKRKCRQYNIPRWPHRKIKSLDSLIQDLEFVIDDDDDTGDDVQKEKDKQTEEEKQEVIQALTRRKEMLETEKEAIQQVPAMDLKEETKQFRDDVFKRRHRXKKDLANDYRYAHMLLSLSLEIDVELSCMRSK from the exons atggacgccgtcgccgccgccgtctccactCTCTCCGCGCTCGCCGTCTTTGCGAGCACCGTCGACCACG GCGCCGCTGTCGTGAGGAGCGTGCACGGGTACAAGGTCtacgggaggagagggaggtgggagAAGTGGGTGGAGAGGGAGTTCGTCCTCTCCCCGGAGTCGTGCCGCGAGGTCCCGGcccccgtcgcgccgccgcggataCTGCCGGCGGAGtggcgcggccggccggcgttCCGCGAGgggcaggtggtggtgggcgccTGGCGCTGCATTCTGGCCTTCGattccgtcgccgccgtcgcgccgccgcccacgccgccgcccgtgcTCTCCCCCTTCCT GAATCCGAGGTTGATGTGTGTACCTTCGCTGTACAACGACTTGAAAAAGGTGTTTCGGTTTCAGAATGTGGAGAACATCCCCAAGCTCATGCAATGTGATTCGGAGGAGAAGCTGAACAGTTGGGATGCACAGGATAAAATTTCTGATGAGGAGGTTCATGCATCGGAGTCTGATTCTGATGATGATCTCCAGTCTGGTGAAG AACTTAAGCCAACAGTTCAGAAGCAGCGGAGAGCTAAAAAGAAGCACATAGCCAGCATTACTCTAGTCGACATCGCTCAGTACTTCCATCTTCCAATCATAGAGGCTTCAAGGACTCTGAAGATTGGAGTCAGCATACTGAAGAGGAAATGCCGGCAATATAACATACCCCGCTGGCCTCACCGGAAGATCAAGTCCCTCGACTCCCTCATTCAAGATCTTGAG TTTGtgattgatgatgatgatgacacGGGAGATGATGTGCAGAAGGAGAAGGACAAGCAGACGGAAGAGGAGAAGCAGGAGGTGATCCAGGCGCTCACAAGGCGGAAGGAGATGCTGGAGACGGAGAAAGAGGCCATCCAGCAGGTTCCTGCCATGGACCTGAAGGAAGAAACCAAGCAGTTCAGGGATGATGTTTTCAAGAGGAGACACA GCAAAAAAGATTTAGCCAACGATTATAGATATGCTCATatgctcctctctctctctctggagATTGACGTTGAACTCTCATGCATGCGTAGCAAGTAG